From a region of the Gossypium raimondii isolate GPD5lz chromosome 10, ASM2569854v1, whole genome shotgun sequence genome:
- the LOC105776585 gene encoding chaperonin 60 subunit beta 1, chloroplastic → MYSRMDVWFFFSSISNLIKRVRWHPLSQPCHQLAGVNKFADLVGVTLGPKGRNVVLESKYGSPKIVNDGVIVAKEVVRCCLEHATSVAKTFLMSYCVVVEIKKPEPVPAGNPMDNSGYGY, encoded by the exons ATGTACTCAAGGATGGATGTTTGGTTCTTTTTTTCGTCCATCTCCAAC CTTATTAAGAGAGTAAGATGGCATCCACTTTCACAGCCATGTCATCAGTTGGCTGGTGTGAACAAGTTTGCTGATTTGGTTGGAGTCACTCTTGGACCAAAAGGCAGGAATGTCGTTCTAGAGAGCAAATATGGCTCTCCCAAAATCGTTAATGATGGTGTGATAGTGGCTAAGGAG GTGGTTAGATGTTGCTTGGAGCATGCAACATCAGTGGCCAAGACATTCTTGATGTCCTATTGTGTGGTTGTGGAAATAAAGAAACCTGAGCCCGTGCCTGCTGGGAACCCCATGGATAATTCAG GATATGGCTACTAA